A single window of Acidimicrobiales bacterium DNA harbors:
- a CDS encoding ABC transporter substrate-binding protein, translating to MIGARTVRLLGWGLLGAVLFAACGRGETGSAQTTTSAPRPRAGGALVVGIDAESDGYNPVTKRFAQAGHLVASAVFDPLATLDERGDWKPFLAESIEPSDDYRVWTVRLRPGIRFHDGTPLNAEAIKKVWDMHFRSLVTSQTVQQIEKVEVADELTVRFHLKRRWVRFPLILTTQVGYAMAPSMLTDPASGGRPVGTGPFVFDEWDMNRAWRGKRNPDYWRKDRFGNRLPYVDSIEFRIIVDAFERNRALLRGDVDLIYTLRPAAILDLREKDVAVLEYDRGDERLIALNTSKPPFDNVHARRALAYATDQRRLIREIHRGVYPPANGPFAPGQLGYRKETGYPSYDPEKAAEELRLFREQTGRDRLAFTYSASEDVDNVQMVQFLQDMWSGAGIETKIEAVPQAEVIFRAVTGQYEAVDWRNWAFRDPDGDYQWWHSSGVRPLEQGISLNVARFSDEEIDRALDAARESTDDEERDGMYAKVAERFGEEVPYIWLGRVRWAIAAKKGLHGYETAVENGTVATLTSKTWIAEIWHGN from the coding sequence ATGATCGGAGCCCGAACCGTCCGGCTCCTCGGGTGGGGTCTGTTGGGCGCTGTTCTGTTCGCAGCGTGCGGACGGGGCGAGACAGGGTCGGCACAGACGACCACGTCGGCTCCTCGACCCCGAGCCGGGGGAGCTCTGGTGGTCGGCATAGACGCCGAATCGGACGGCTACAACCCCGTGACGAAGCGCTTCGCCCAAGCCGGACATCTGGTCGCATCAGCCGTCTTCGACCCGTTGGCGACTCTGGACGAGAGAGGCGACTGGAAACCTTTCCTGGCCGAATCGATAGAGCCCTCGGACGACTATCGGGTCTGGACGGTGCGGCTGCGCCCCGGGATCCGCTTCCACGACGGCACTCCGCTGAACGCGGAGGCGATCAAGAAAGTCTGGGACATGCACTTCCGCAGTCTGGTCACAAGCCAGACCGTCCAACAGATCGAGAAGGTGGAAGTGGCCGACGAACTCACCGTGCGCTTCCACCTGAAACGTCGCTGGGTGCGCTTCCCGCTCATCCTCACCACACAGGTCGGCTATGCCATGGCGCCCTCCATGCTCACCGACCCCGCGAGCGGGGGCCGGCCGGTCGGCACCGGGCCGTTCGTCTTCGACGAGTGGGACATGAACCGTGCCTGGCGTGGCAAGCGCAACCCGGACTACTGGCGAAAGGACCGCTTCGGAAACCGACTGCCGTACGTCGACTCGATCGAGTTCCGGATCATCGTCGACGCCTTTGAACGCAACAGGGCTCTGCTGCGAGGAGACGTAGATCTCATATACACGCTGAGACCTGCGGCGATATTGGACCTCCGCGAGAAGGATGTGGCCGTCTTGGAATACGACCGTGGTGACGAGCGGCTGATCGCCCTGAACACGTCCAAGCCACCCTTCGACAACGTGCATGCCCGCAGGGCTCTCGCGTACGCCACGGATCAGCGCCGCCTCATCAGAGAGATCCACAGGGGTGTGTACCCGCCCGCGAACGGCCCGTTCGCCCCCGGACAGCTCGGGTACCGGAAGGAGACAGGCTACCCGTCATATGACCCGGAGAAGGCCGCAGAGGAGCTCCGGCTGTTCAGGGAGCAGACCGGGCGGGACAGACTCGCCTTCACGTACTCAGCGTCGGAAGACGTAGACAACGTCCAGATGGTGCAATTCCTCCAAGACATGTGGTCGGGCGCAGGAATCGAGACGAAGATCGAGGCCGTTCCGCAGGCCGAGGTGATCTTCCGGGCGGTGACCGGGCAGTACGAAGCAGTCGACTGGCGCAACTGGGCCTTCAGAGACCCAGACGGTGACTACCAGTGGTGGCACTCGTCTGGTGTGAGACCGCTCGAACAGGGCATCTCGCTTAACGTCGCGAGGTTCTCGGACGAGGAGATCGACCGTGCGCTCGATGCCGCACGGGAGTCCACCGACGACGAAGAGCGTGACGGCATGTACGCGAAGGTCGCGGAGAGATTCGGAGAGGAAGTGCCGTACATCTGGCTGGGCCGAGTCCGCTGGGCGATCGCGGCCAAGAAGGGTCTACACGGGTACGAGACGGCCGTCGAGAACGGAACGGTGGCAACGCTCACCTCCAAGACATGGATCGCGGAGATCTGGCACGGGAACTGA
- a CDS encoding GMP synthase has product MQRDESNLAWEVWIVQHHPAEGPALLSRAFRETGLLPRLIGTWRGDPLPTADQIGRCCGLVVLGGPQSADSDRNFPTRRAEMDLMAAALEAEVPTLGICLGAQMLALVAGGDLATGGEPEIGWGIVTLADESRDDPIFSGLECRDLWAVHWHGDQLVPPAGATVLGGTERYPEQAFRVGRTAWGIQFHLEADDHWIRSVSAAFPQEAARAEGGAEALLEQTAALERSTRPQRFSVLKSFARGVAQTFG; this is encoded by the coding sequence ATGCAGCGCGACGAGAGCAACCTCGCTTGGGAGGTGTGGATAGTCCAACATCACCCCGCCGAAGGTCCCGCGCTTTTGTCACGCGCGTTCAGGGAAACGGGATTGCTCCCCCGACTCATCGGCACATGGCGAGGGGATCCGCTCCCGACGGCGGACCAGATCGGTCGCTGCTGCGGGCTCGTCGTACTCGGCGGGCCCCAGAGCGCGGATTCGGATCGGAACTTCCCGACGAGGCGCGCCGAAATGGATCTCATGGCGGCAGCGCTCGAGGCTGAAGTGCCGACCCTCGGGATATGCCTCGGAGCGCAGATGCTCGCTCTCGTCGCAGGAGGTGACCTCGCCACGGGTGGCGAACCCGAGATCGGCTGGGGGATCGTCACCCTCGCCGACGAGTCGCGCGACGATCCGATTTTCTCGGGCCTCGAATGCCGGGATCTATGGGCAGTCCACTGGCACGGCGACCAGCTGGTGCCACCCGCGGGTGCAACGGTGTTGGGAGGCACCGAGAGATACCCCGAGCAGGCGTTCCGGGTTGGAAGGACTGCGTGGGGAATCCAGTTCCACCTCGAGGCGGACGACCACTGGATCAGATCCGTCTCCGCCGCTTTTCCCCAAGAGGCCGCCCGTGCCGAAGGGGGCGCAGAGGCCCTCCTGGAGCAGACGGCCGCCTTGGAGCGTTCTACTCGACCGCAGCGGTTCTCCGTGCTGAAGTCGTTCGCTCGGGGCGTCGCACAAACCTTCGGTTGA
- a CDS encoding transcriptional regulator, with the protein MYELEDVAARPGFRARSLRRRLFVLVGFFASLCVLAVGSYVGYTYWRLGQIPRLGGLPLSRPEEGEPENYLVVGSDSRDVVDPSDPNSGAFLGEEVEGGRRADTIMVIRVYPKGDRIEILSIQRDLWLPIGPDGEHRRINSAYGEPDGARALIRVIEEHLGIPVHHYAEVDFRGFRGLVQVIGGVPMWFDTAYRDRRTGLQIPESGCRVLGPDEALAFVRSRHLEYLGPDGRWHTDPTGDHGRISRQQIFVRNALAKGRDLARITNPRKFNELIDVALRYVKIDEHAEIGKLMAVGQRFAEFEGETIETFVLPVKDYVTPGGAAVVVLDEVRALPVLNVFKGLPRDHVDPSQVSLMVLNGSGRPGEAAAARDALTNIGFKVAGVGDLDRPRGENLERTRVRVAPGLEIFGRLVASHLRSGADLVVDPDLSESETAVVLDTGVDFAGVSPERRESRVSEERQEPDGTAGSGETTGVSVRGDVQVEQLTPPSTVVGEQPAEETDVETTTTTVIGKVPGEVPEGVECG; encoded by the coding sequence ATGTATGAACTCGAGGACGTCGCAGCGCGCCCCGGTTTTCGAGCGCGCTCGCTCCGGCGCAGGCTGTTCGTGCTCGTCGGCTTCTTCGCGTCTCTGTGCGTCCTCGCCGTAGGGAGTTACGTGGGTTACACCTACTGGCGGCTCGGTCAGATCCCGCGACTCGGCGGTCTTCCGTTGTCGCGTCCGGAAGAGGGTGAACCCGAGAACTACCTCGTAGTCGGTTCGGACTCACGTGATGTAGTCGATCCGTCCGACCCGAACTCCGGAGCCTTCTTGGGCGAGGAAGTCGAGGGTGGTCGCCGGGCGGACACCATCATGGTGATCCGCGTCTATCCGAAGGGCGACAGGATCGAGATCCTCTCGATCCAGAGAGATCTCTGGCTGCCGATCGGCCCGGACGGGGAGCATCGTCGCATCAACAGCGCGTACGGAGAGCCCGACGGTGCCCGGGCGCTCATAAGGGTGATCGAGGAGCATCTCGGCATACCGGTCCACCACTACGCCGAGGTCGACTTCCGGGGTTTCAGAGGTCTGGTGCAGGTGATCGGCGGCGTGCCCATGTGGTTCGACACCGCGTACCGTGATCGCCGGACGGGCTTGCAGATACCGGAGTCCGGCTGCAGGGTACTCGGGCCGGACGAAGCGTTGGCGTTCGTACGGTCCAGGCATCTCGAATACCTCGGCCCGGACGGCAGATGGCACACCGACCCCACGGGCGATCACGGCCGGATCTCTCGGCAACAGATTTTCGTGAGGAACGCCCTCGCGAAGGGGCGCGACCTGGCGCGGATCACCAATCCCAGGAAGTTCAACGAACTCATCGACGTCGCGCTGCGATACGTGAAGATCGACGAGCACGCCGAGATCGGAAAGCTGATGGCCGTGGGTCAGAGGTTCGCCGAGTTCGAGGGTGAGACCATCGAGACGTTCGTGCTGCCTGTGAAGGACTACGTCACCCCCGGCGGAGCTGCCGTGGTCGTCCTCGACGAAGTCAGAGCGCTCCCCGTGTTGAACGTGTTCAAAGGTCTCCCGCGGGATCACGTAGACCCGTCGCAGGTTTCGCTGATGGTCTTGAACGGAAGCGGGCGCCCCGGCGAGGCGGCGGCTGCGCGTGACGCCTTGACGAACATCGGGTTCAAGGTTGCGGGTGTGGGAGACCTCGACCGCCCGCGAGGAGAAAACCTCGAGAGGACGAGGGTACGGGTCGCGCCCGGTCTCGAGATCTTCGGGCGCCTGGTCGCCTCACACCTCCGCTCCGGCGCAGACCTCGTCGTGGACCCGGATTTGTCCGAATCGGAGACGGCCGTCGTGCTGGACACCGGCGTCGACTTCGCAGGCGTGTCACCGGAGCGACGCGAGTCCCGTGTGTCGGAGGAGCGGCAGGAGCCTGACGGAACGGCCGGGTCGGGGGAGACGACCGGGGTCTCCGTTCGAGGAGATGTGCAAGTCGAGCAGCTCACGCCTCCGTCTACCGTGGTGGGAGAGCAGCCCGCAGAGGAGACGGATGTCGAGACGACCACCACGACGGTGATCGGAAAGGTCCCGGGTGAAGTCCCAGAGGGCGTGGAGTGCGGCTGA
- a CDS encoding phosphoglycerate mutase translates to MDAVRCTVVHLVRHAATPTTGKRLPGRATGLHLSAAGRRQAADLARQAPRLFGDVAACYSSPLERALETASPIASGLGLDVLVDDELAETDVGTWTGRTLASLRRSKAWAALCARPSTFRFPGGESFADLYARVSRALNRLVEQHRGETILVVSHADPIKVALLDALGLHLDNLGRIAVEPGSVSTIEFGSGPPLVRRLGVLALSTNDAGSTPGGGTP, encoded by the coding sequence GTGGACGCCGTCCGCTGCACCGTGGTGCATCTGGTCCGCCATGCGGCCACTCCGACGACCGGAAAGCGTCTTCCCGGGCGTGCGACGGGGCTGCATCTCTCGGCCGCAGGCCGGCGTCAAGCCGCCGACCTGGCAAGGCAGGCGCCGCGTCTGTTTGGCGACGTAGCCGCGTGCTACAGCTCTCCACTGGAGCGCGCTCTCGAGACGGCCTCTCCGATTGCATCCGGACTGGGCTTGGACGTCCTCGTCGACGACGAGCTCGCAGAAACCGACGTCGGGACGTGGACGGGGCGGACGCTCGCCTCGCTGAGGCGCTCTAAGGCCTGGGCGGCCCTATGTGCGCGACCCTCGACCTTTCGGTTCCCCGGCGGGGAGTCGTTCGCGGATTTGTACGCCAGGGTCTCCAGGGCTCTGAACCGCTTGGTAGAGCAGCACCGGGGTGAGACGATCCTCGTCGTCTCCCATGCCGATCCGATAAAGGTCGCTCTCCTCGACGCGCTCGGCCTCCACCTCGACAACCTCGGGAGGATCGCCGTCGAGCCGGGATCGGTGAGCACGATCGAGTTCGGGTCCGGCCCGCCGCTGGTGCGCCGCCTCGGAGTCCTCGCCCTGTCGACAAACGACGCCGGGAGCACTCCAGGAGGTGGCACGCCATGA
- a CDS encoding GMC family oxidoreductase, translating to MYDFVVIGSGVSGGRIAYELQKGGARCLLLEAGPAFDRTSFPKDELAYTTEMFWGGGVEVTRDGSIGLMRGRCLGGTSVVNQADLSRFDHYALDDWRDRTGIDFLSVDGLTPEYDALDAEVIASEIPEEFWGRNARLWTSAMDRLGYGWQKILRAQSDCRWDKGSDCIVCLGGCPRDSKQSTLVAQIPAAVRLGLEVECDWTAEAIEDRGDSVAVHGVQHGRSVEARGRHAVLACGSLGNVRLLALSGFDAELPALGKGFACHPQFMTFGVFDDPVDAHKGPFQSVESHDPRLREAGIKIENVFGPPIAVAMLLEGWGREHLQQMKLYRHLSCLEVAVRDENSGVIRVSRNGRVVVEKSLTAQDSARRRHGMDLAADLHHAAGAKRVIFSDTVFGLHLMGGCAIGTDPQTSVVGPDFTVHGHPNLFAADSSIFPSAPGQNPSYTIMALSRMAAREMLQR from the coding sequence ATGTACGACTTCGTCGTGATCGGATCGGGCGTGTCCGGTGGGCGCATCGCCTACGAGCTTCAGAAGGGTGGCGCGAGGTGCCTCCTGTTGGAGGCGGGTCCGGCGTTCGACCGCACGAGCTTTCCCAAAGACGAGCTCGCCTATACGACCGAGATGTTCTGGGGAGGAGGCGTCGAGGTCACCCGCGACGGGAGCATCGGCCTCATGCGCGGGCGATGCCTCGGAGGGACGTCGGTGGTCAACCAGGCGGACCTGAGCAGGTTCGACCACTACGCCTTGGACGACTGGCGGGACCGGACGGGCATCGACTTCCTCTCCGTCGACGGACTAACCCCGGAGTACGACGCCTTGGACGCCGAAGTCATCGCCTCGGAGATCCCGGAGGAGTTCTGGGGTCGAAACGCGCGCCTCTGGACGTCGGCGATGGACCGGCTCGGATACGGTTGGCAGAAGATCCTCCGGGCCCAGTCGGATTGCAGATGGGACAAGGGTTCCGACTGCATCGTGTGTCTCGGGGGATGTCCCAGGGATTCCAAGCAGAGCACCCTGGTGGCGCAGATACCTGCCGCAGTCCGACTAGGGCTCGAGGTGGAGTGCGACTGGACGGCCGAGGCGATCGAAGACCGAGGGGATTCGGTGGCGGTGCACGGCGTCCAACACGGCCGGAGCGTGGAGGCCCGGGGCCGACATGCCGTGCTCGCCTGCGGATCACTGGGCAACGTGCGGCTGTTGGCACTCTCGGGATTCGACGCCGAACTCCCTGCGTTGGGCAAGGGATTCGCCTGCCACCCCCAGTTCATGACCTTCGGGGTGTTCGACGATCCCGTCGATGCCCACAAGGGCCCGTTCCAGTCGGTCGAGTCTCACGATCCGCGGCTCAGAGAAGCCGGAATCAAGATCGAAAATGTCTTCGGGCCGCCCATCGCGGTCGCGATGCTTCTCGAAGGCTGGGGCAGAGAACACTTGCAGCAGATGAAGCTCTACCGACACCTCTCATGCCTCGAGGTCGCGGTGCGCGACGAGAACAGTGGCGTCATCAGGGTCTCGCGCAACGGACGTGTGGTGGTCGAGAAGTCATTGACCGCACAGGACTCGGCTCGTAGGCGCCACGGAATGGATCTCGCAGCGGACCTCCACCACGCCGCCGGCGCGAAACGGGTGATCTTCAGCGACACCGTGTTCGGTCTTCACCTGATGGGAGGATGTGCAATCGGTACGGACCCGCAGACGTCCGTGGTGGGACCGGACTTCACCGTCCACGGACATCCGAACCTGTTCGCGGCGGACTCGTCCATCTTCCCTTCTGCTCCGGGTCAGAACCCGAGCTACACGATCATGGCACTGAGCCGAATGGCGGCGCGGGAGATGCTGCAGAGGTGA
- the fixB gene encoding electron transfer flavoprotein subunit alpha, whose product MSLSKTWVHVEASEGRVSTITLELLAKAREISQAVECVYAGADGEQVAGQLGAHGATVVWQAAIPSDRLPGRALAAAVAGLAASAGAPDLILAGTTYEGRDFAGFLSVRLDRPVLTNNVDLEVVDSRVVVKEPIFGGTLEVKTKILADPPAIVLVRPKSFAAEEVGGSPAEVRSLEVPDLGGLDAPRVVGRHVEESEGPKLDEADVVVSGGRGLGSAEKYEMIEKLAKLLGGAPGASRAIVDAGWVPYSHQVGQTGKVVKPTVYIACGISGATQHLVGMKNSKHIIAINKDPEAPIFSVADLGVVGDVHKVLPKLIETLEARKG is encoded by the coding sequence ATGAGCCTGTCGAAGACGTGGGTACACGTAGAAGCTTCTGAGGGAAGAGTCTCGACGATCACGCTGGAGCTCTTGGCCAAGGCGCGCGAGATCTCCCAGGCGGTCGAATGCGTCTATGCAGGCGCCGACGGGGAACAGGTCGCAGGTCAGCTGGGAGCACACGGAGCGACCGTCGTGTGGCAGGCCGCGATACCCTCCGACCGCCTCCCCGGGCGTGCGCTTGCGGCTGCGGTGGCAGGGCTGGCCGCCTCTGCAGGCGCCCCCGACCTGATATTGGCCGGAACCACTTACGAGGGTCGCGACTTCGCCGGTTTCCTGTCCGTGAGGCTCGATCGTCCCGTCCTCACGAACAACGTCGACCTCGAGGTGGTCGATTCGAGAGTGGTCGTCAAGGAGCCGATCTTCGGCGGGACTCTCGAGGTGAAGACGAAGATCCTCGCCGATCCACCCGCGATCGTCCTTGTGCGACCGAAGTCGTTCGCGGCTGAAGAAGTCGGCGGGTCACCGGCAGAGGTGCGTTCGCTCGAGGTTCCCGATCTCGGTGGACTGGATGCGCCGCGCGTGGTGGGACGGCACGTGGAGGAGTCGGAGGGTCCGAAACTCGACGAGGCAGATGTGGTCGTCTCGGGAGGACGTGGACTCGGCTCCGCGGAGAAGTACGAGATGATCGAGAAGCTCGCAAAGCTCCTCGGCGGGGCGCCGGGTGCGTCGCGGGCCATAGTCGACGCGGGCTGGGTTCCCTATTCGCATCAGGTCGGGCAGACGGGGAAGGTCGTGAAGCCGACGGTGTACATAGCGTGTGGCATCTCGGGTGCCACCCAGCATCTGGTGGGCATGAAGAACTCGAAGCACATAATCGCGATCAACAAGGACCCCGAGGCTCCGATCTTCTCGGTGGCAGACCTCGGAGTGGTCGGCGACGTCCACAAGGTCTTGCCGAAGCTCATCGAGACCTTGGAGGCACGAAAGGGCTGA
- the fixA gene encoding electron transfer flavoprotein subunit beta, whose translation MRIVVCAKQIPDPAEPGKLNPSTNTLDRSGKLILDESDSYGVEMALQLVEAAGGGEVVLVSMAPRGEVAGLRTALAMGAARAVLVSDDALAGSDALGTAKVLGAAIRRIEDVDLVITATESTDGYTGTVTEQLAEVLELPCVTFAKRIEISDGLVKVHRQTEAGYDEVECPTPCVVSVTAGVVEPRYPSFKGIMEAKKKPVDQVGLGDLGLDPSAVGWAGSRQEIVAVEQAPEREAGEIIEDDGSAHERIVAFLEELKIV comes from the coding sequence ATGCGAATCGTCGTCTGCGCCAAGCAGATCCCGGACCCTGCCGAGCCGGGGAAGCTGAATCCGTCCACTAACACGCTCGATCGTTCCGGAAAGCTGATCCTCGACGAGTCCGACTCTTACGGTGTAGAGATGGCCCTGCAGTTGGTAGAGGCAGCCGGCGGAGGGGAGGTCGTTCTCGTCTCCATGGCACCGAGAGGCGAAGTAGCGGGGCTTCGTACCGCCCTCGCCATGGGTGCGGCCAGGGCCGTCCTCGTCAGCGACGACGCGCTGGCGGGCTCTGATGCCCTGGGGACGGCGAAGGTGCTCGGCGCCGCCATCAGGCGAATCGAAGACGTGGATCTGGTCATCACGGCGACAGAGTCCACCGACGGCTATACGGGTACCGTGACCGAACAGCTCGCCGAGGTGCTCGAGCTCCCCTGCGTCACGTTCGCCAAGCGCATCGAGATCTCCGACGGACTCGTGAAGGTCCATCGCCAGACGGAAGCCGGATACGACGAGGTGGAGTGCCCCACCCCTTGTGTGGTGTCGGTGACGGCGGGTGTGGTCGAACCCCGTTACCCGTCGTTCAAGGGGATCATGGAGGCGAAGAAGAAGCCCGTGGACCAGGTCGGTCTGGGCGATCTCGGCCTCGACCCCTCCGCTGTTGGATGGGCGGGTTCTCGCCAGGAGATCGTGGCCGTCGAGCAAGCACCCGAGAGGGAAGCCGGCGAGATCATCGAGGACGACGGATCTGCACACGAGCGGATCGTGGCGTTCCTCGAGGAGCTGAAGATCGTCTGA
- a CDS encoding diacylglycerol kinase, whose product MKVMLLVNTTASSVTPRVRIVIQKALAADHEVEVRETNRRGHATRLAQKAAAAGVDVLAVLGGDGTLNEAANGLVGSETALAPLPGGSTNVFCRILGLPDDPVEATGSLLDSLARGDLSRIGVGTVNGRYFLFHVGCGFDAEVVRRVEMHGVLKRYASHALFAACALAAWWKWEERDRPRMAVSYPDGTVCDDSTFTIVFNANPYTYLGTRPFQAAPDATLDRPLAALSFRSLHARHLLPMVLSALMSGERMRRSKLTDYRTDLDSVRIKGYGPFPYQVDGDYLGETEELDFSYEPEALKVVMP is encoded by the coding sequence ATGAAGGTGATGTTGCTGGTGAACACGACTGCCTCGTCGGTCACCCCGCGGGTGCGCATCGTCATCCAGAAGGCACTCGCGGCCGACCACGAGGTCGAGGTACGCGAGACGAACAGGCGAGGTCATGCGACACGTCTCGCGCAGAAGGCGGCCGCGGCCGGAGTGGACGTACTGGCGGTACTAGGAGGCGACGGGACTTTGAACGAAGCGGCGAACGGCCTGGTCGGATCCGAGACGGCACTCGCCCCTCTGCCGGGAGGATCGACGAACGTGTTCTGTCGGATCTTGGGACTCCCGGACGATCCGGTGGAGGCGACGGGGTCGTTGCTCGATTCGTTGGCCCGTGGAGACTTGTCTCGTATCGGGGTGGGAACGGTGAACGGCCGGTACTTCCTGTTCCATGTCGGCTGCGGCTTCGATGCAGAGGTCGTCCGCCGGGTGGAGATGCACGGCGTCTTGAAGCGCTACGCGTCGCACGCCCTCTTCGCCGCTTGCGCCTTGGCTGCGTGGTGGAAGTGGGAGGAGCGAGACAGGCCCCGGATGGCTGTGAGCTATCCCGACGGTACGGTGTGTGACGACTCCACGTTCACGATCGTCTTCAACGCGAACCCTTACACCTATCTGGGCACCAGACCGTTCCAAGCCGCACCCGACGCGACTCTGGACCGACCGTTGGCCGCTCTTTCGTTCCGGAGTCTGCACGCCCGCCATCTACTCCCGATGGTCCTGTCGGCCCTCATGAGCGGTGAGCGCATGCGCAGGAGCAAGCTCACCGATTACAGGACGGACCTCGACAGCGTCCGCATCAAGGGCTACGGCCCTTTTCCATACCAAGTGGACGGCGACTACCTGGGAGAGACGGAAGAACTCGACTTCAGCTACGAGCCGGAGGCCCTGAAAGTCGTCATGCCCTAG
- a CDS encoding glycerophosphoryl diester phosphodiesterase: MACGQDPVREAEREEGLAPVTLVIAHRGASLREKENTMAAFRAAAEMGANWVELDVRLSRDGVPVVVHDPRLGDGRRVAETVVSDLPEYVPSLSAVLEEFPDLGLEIELKYEQSEADGRTPRDLAEAVTTVVAAMPRRGPMALTSFDAEVLAHVRDLAPNLRTGRVTHFVEDLDALLRDLGDAGHSLWVPHLAQLDPLSLAKAHELGVEVHVWTVDAPGLIRHFFEMGVDGVITNVPDVALEVLGSSRPPRA; encoded by the coding sequence ATGGCTTGCGGGCAGGACCCCGTGCGTGAAGCCGAGCGCGAGGAGGGGTTGGCTCCCGTGACGCTCGTGATCGCTCACCGTGGAGCGTCGCTGCGCGAGAAGGAAAACACCATGGCTGCTTTTCGGGCGGCCGCCGAGATGGGCGCGAATTGGGTGGAGTTGGACGTACGTCTCAGTAGGGACGGCGTGCCCGTGGTCGTGCACGATCCGCGTCTGGGTGACGGGCGTCGGGTCGCCGAGACGGTGGTGTCGGACCTGCCCGAATACGTTCCGAGTCTTTCGGCGGTACTCGAGGAGTTCCCGGACCTGGGTCTCGAGATCGAGCTCAAGTACGAGCAGTCGGAAGCCGACGGGCGTACTCCGAGGGATTTGGCCGAGGCGGTCACCACGGTCGTCGCCGCCATGCCTCGTCGCGGGCCGATGGCACTCACGTCCTTCGACGCAGAGGTCTTGGCTCACGTGCGAGACCTGGCACCGAATCTGCGTACGGGACGCGTCACGCATTTCGTGGAGGATCTCGACGCGCTCTTGCGCGACCTCGGCGACGCAGGGCATTCCCTGTGGGTACCTCACCTGGCGCAACTCGATCCGCTCTCGCTTGCGAAGGCGCACGAGCTGGGAGTGGAGGTCCACGTCTGGACAGTGGACGCGCCGGGCCTGATCAGACACTTCTTCGAAATGGGCGTCGACGGCGTGATAACGAACGTTCCGGACGTGGCCCTAGAGGTGCTCGGGAGCTCGCGCCCACCTAGGGCATGA